TTCATGTGTTGGATATGACATTGGAGCAAGAAGAGTATTTTTCATCGCTTGTAGAGCGGCACCTTAAAGAAGCAAACTCAGCTGGGGATGCATTTGTTCGTTTGCAGCGTTCGTTGAACTCGGTTATGGCAGAGGTGAATCGAGGTAATCAATGAGCGAAATTGCGTTAGTGTGAAGCTGATACTGTGACGCACTAGGCTGTGAATAGGTGTGAGCTTTAGCCTGTATGCTTATCAATCGGTCACTAAAAAGCCCCGTTATCCTGATGGAACGGGGCCTTTATTATTTGCCTATCACCTAGTGTTATTTCTCAACCTAAGCTGGTTTGACATAGCGGACCATCGGATGATGGGGGTATGTCTGTCTGCAGCCAAAGTTAATAACGATTACACGTGGCAACTAGCGTTATGGAGGTTATAAAATACTGTCGATATCGTAATCTAAACTGCCATCAATATCCTGCAGCTCTTTAAGTAGCCGCTTTTTATCGTTGAGAGCTTCAATTTCACGCCATTTGCGTTTTTTCCCTGAGCTTCTGCTGCGGGAAGGTTTTTCGACGACCGAATCCAGTGCACTACCATAATCCAATCGATCCATGGCGACCTCCTGTGTGTTTTATGTCTTGTCAGCATTGTTGATACCATAATCCACAAAAATGATGCAATAAAAATGTTTCATAAAAGTTAAATTTTAAGGTTTTGAGCACAAAATCTTATGCTGAGCTGTATAGGAATGTCAGAGGAATATCGTGTTTCTTGGGCGTTGATGGCCAGCGGGGGGAAGTTATTTAAAATAAATTTTTATGCAAGCGCCATTAAAATGGTAATAAAAAAGCCGGCAATGCCGGCTTTTTTCGAGGAGTCGTCTAGATATTACCTTTGCGGAACAGATTAATCAGCCCATTGCTGGAGGCATCAAGTTCAGTGGCATCCTGCGGTGCAGCCAAGCGAGCTAATACATCATTACCTAGTGTCTTACCCAGCTCAACGCCCCACTGATCAAAGGAGTTGATATCCCAAATTGCACCTTGAACAAAGGTGCGGTGTTCATACAGTGCAATCAGTGCCCCTAAAGTTGCCGGGGTGAGCTTATCCATCAAAATGGTATTACTCGGTTTATTGCCAGTCATAACTTTATGTTTGGCAATCAGCTCCTTATCTTTGGCATCCAAGGTCGATGAGGATAATTCTGCCAGGGCTTCAGACAAGGTTCGACCTTGCATGAGGGCTTGAGTTTGACCAAAACAGTTGGAAGCCAGTTGGGCATGATGCTCACCCAGAGGATTATGGCTTTGCAGCGGCAGAATAAAATCTGCTGGGATCAGTGCCGTTCCTTGGTGGATCAACTGATGATAGGCATGCTGACCATTAGTGCCCTCTCCACCCCATATGACAGGTCCAGTGGCGTAATCCACATCCTCACCAGCCAAGGTGACATGTTTACCATTACTTTCCATATCCAATTGCTGGAAATAGGCTGGTAGACCACGCAAGTAGTGATCGTAAGTCAGTACCACATGGGACTGAGCCTGATGGAAGTTGCTGTACAGTACTGACAGCAGCCCCATAATAACAGGCATATTGGCATTGAGTGGAGCAGAGGCAAAGTGGTTATCCATGTTTCTGGCACCTTGCAACAAGGCGCGGAAATTATCCATGCCAATCATCACTGCAATAGGTAACCCAATGGCAGACCACAGCGAATAGCGACCACCAACCCAGTCCCACATTGGGAAAATATTAGCGGCATCAATACCAAATTCTGTTGCTTTAACCACATTAGATGTTACAGCCACAAAATGTTTGGCGATGTCTTGCTGACTGCCACCGGCACGGATAAACCAATCTTTGGCACTGAGAGTATTAGTCAGGGTTTCTTGGGTACCGAATGATTTGGATGACATGATAAACAGAGTTGTTTCATGATCCAATTTAGCCAGTTTTTCGCTAATGGCTGTGCCATCAACATTAGCCACATAATGGCAGCGCAGATGCTCTGTCCAGTATGGCTTTAATGCTTCGGAGACAATTTTGGGCCCTAAAAAAGAGCCGCCGATACCGATACTGACAACATCTGTAATGGTTTTACCGGTATATCCCTGCCAGCGCCCTTCTCGTAATGCACCAACAAATTCTGCCATTTTTGCCAAAGTTTGTTGTACTTCAGGTACCACATTAACGCCATCGACACGAATGTCTGCGCTAGCTTCGGCTCGCAGAGCGGTATGCAATACCGCTCTGTGTTCCGTAGTGTTGATAATCTCACCTTGGAACATGGCCTTTACTTTATTGCTTAAACCGGTTTCTTCAGCCAGTTGTAGCAATAGAGACCAAGTTTTGTCATCTACTCGGTTTTTAGAATAATCAAGAAATAACCCTGCGGCCTGCAGTGACATGTCATCAAAACGGCCCGGATGTTGTGCAAACAGTTCACGCATATGCGCAACCTGTTGGCTGTGTTCAGCCAAAGCTTGCCAAGCTTTGGTTTGCGTCAGTAACGGCATATTTGCTCTCCTTCAGCAATTACTTCTGCAGACGAGTTTGCAGCATAGCTTCAAGTTTGCCCTGATCAATTGCAAAGTTGCGAATACCTTCGGCCAATTTTTCAACGGCCATTGCATCTTGGTTCAGTTCCCAACGGAATTCAGCTTCGCTCATCATGGCGCCTGGTGCAGTCACAGTGTGGTTATTGACCAGTTTTGCCGTTACTGCTGTGGTGCTATTGGCTAATTCTTCCAACAAAGATGGGCCAATGGTTAAGCGATCGCAGCCGGCCAGTTCCAAGATTTCGCCGGTATTACGGAAGCTGGCTCCCATAACAACAGTTTTATAACCATGCTGTTTGTAGTAGTTATAGATTTCGGTAACTGAAATTACACCTGGATCTTGCTCCGCAGTGTAATCGGTACCTGTGTCTTTTTTATACCAGTCTAAGATACGACCAACGAAAGGTGAGATCAGGTAAACACCGGCCTCTGCACAGGCTCTGGCTTGGGCGAAGCTGAACAGCAGGGTCAGGTTACAGTTGATACCTTCTAGTTCCAGTTCTCGAGCCGCGCAGATACCTTCCCAAGTTGATGCCAGTTTGATCAGAATACGTGATTTATCAATACCAGCTTCTTGATACAGACGTACCAGTTTATGGGCCTTGGCAATGGAACCTTGCTGATCGAATGATAGACGGGCATCGACTTCGGTAGAAATGCGGCCAGGAATAGTTTTCAGAATTTCAACACCGATATTGACGGCTAATTTGTCCCCCGCATCTTCAATTTGCTGAGCCAGATCTTGGCTTTGAGATTTTGCCCAGTTAATTGCATCATCAATTAAGCCTGTATATTCGGGAATTTGGGCGGCTTTTAACACCAGAGACGGGTTGGTCGTAGCATCTTCCGGCGCATAGCGTTTGATTGCTTCAATATCACCGGTATCCGCAACAATAGTCGTCAGGGATTTCAGTTGCTCTAAGGTATTGGCCATGGAAAAATATCCTTCTCTGTTACTGCATGATTTCAAAGAAAAGCTGACCCGTGGTCAGGCGATTCCTGTCTTACTTTTCAACCACAACTGAAAGTAAACAACAAAGAGTTGATGACTCAAGCATGGCAAGATATTCAGTGTGGTCATCTGGTTAAGCCGCTAAAGGCTTATTACTCCGAGGCGTACAGTGTAAACTTTGCAATGGGAAATGGGCAGGATAATTTTGTTAATTTAATCGGCTTTTACTCGTTATGCTGAATTTGCTTTTTTTTTGGTAAAAAACTTACTAAATCATGGTGGATGTCGCACAGTAAAAACAGTTATTTCTGATGTGGTTAGCTCTAATCTAGTGGCCAGGAAATGCTGCTCATATCATGCGGGAGTGTCTGAGTTGAATTGCGCTGATTTCTGACCATAATTCGGACCACGGATATAAGACCATTAAGTTATATCGCTATTCTGTGATATAATCTGCAGCTCTATCGCATAATGCTGGAAGAATTTGCAGCTAATGCCATGATTTCATGGGTTGTTCATGAAATATCTACGATTAAGCGAGGTAAAGGCTATCCTGATTGCGTATTTGCTGAAATATTGAGGTGATTGTTGTATTTTGGCGCGCAAGGTCATTAAGTTTTACCTGAACTGCTAGTCAACTGTTACTAAATTCATGTATTTATAACGTGTGATTTTTGAAAAAATGCACCCTATGGTGTTTTTTTGTGTAACTTTTATGTCTGTTAAATGGTTAATTGCGAGATGGATCACGCGGATTTTTAAAATCCATGTGCTATTTTGCTCTACCGAATGCGGCACCCTTACCACAGTTATTGGTACGGCAGGATAAATTCGAAAAGAAAACGCCGCCATTCACGCTTTTTTAACAGGAAGGATTTCATTCATTTCAAACTTTTATCAGGTCAGTAATGATTCGCTAAAGGTTTGTGACGGGAAGAAGTAAAACGATATGTTAGAGACAACAGTTAATTTCCTGAACGCATTGCTATGGGGTAAGTTACTGGTTTATGGCCTAGTTGGGGCCGGACTGTACTTCACCATCAGATTGGCGTTCATCCAGTTAACCTATTTTAAGCATTCCATCAAAGTGATGACCATGAGTCGTCAGGGATGTGAGAGTGGCTTGTCCTCTTTCCAGGTTTTCTGTACCAGTATGGCGGCTCGAGTGGGTGCGGGTAATATGGCTGGTGTGGCCGTGGCGATTGGTGCTGGTGGCCCTGGTGCGGTGTTTTGGATGTGGCTAATCGCCATGTTAGGTATGGCGACTGCGATGGTTGAATCTACCTTAGCCCAAGTGTACAAAACGCGCGATCATGATAATCAGTTCCGTGGTGGTCCTGCTTATTACATGGAAAAAGGGTTAGGGCAGCGTTGGATGGGAATGTTGTTTTCAGTATTCCTGATCATCGCATTTGGATTGGTCTTTAACGCAGTACAAGCGAACACTATCACAGGTGCTATGGACGTTGTCTTCAGTGTTAGTCCACTGTATATGGGCATTTTCCTTGTCATTACTTCGGCATTTGTCATTGTCGGCGGTTTACGCAAAGTCGCTAAAGTCTCCGAAATCGTCGTTCCGATTATGGCTGTAGCTTATATTTTGATTGCATTTGTGATTGTTGCGTCAAATATTGAGCAGCTGCCAGGCATCTTAATGCTGATTATTAAAAGTGCATTTGGCTGGCAGGAAGTGGCTGCCGGTGGTGTGGCTTATACTGTGGCGCAGGCGATGCAGTCAGGTATTGCTCGAGGCCTATTTTCAAACGAAGCTGGTATGGGCTCTGCTGCCAACGTTGCTGCCAGTGCTTCCCCAAATCCGAATCACCCCGCATCTCAGGGTTTTGTTCAGATGATCGGCGTGTTTTCTGACACTATTGTTATCTGTACGGCCACTGCGGCGATCATTTTACTGTCTGGTGATGTGACATCTGGCAGTGATGGTATCAAGATGACGATCAGTGCTATGACTGGACATGTTGGTACTTGGGGCGGTGCATTTGTGGCAATTGCTATTCTGCTATTCTGCTTTACCTCGATTATTGCTAATTACTCGTATGCTGAAACAAACGTACTGTTTTTGTCTGGTAACAGCCGTAAAGTTTTGCCGCTGTTCCGCGTATGTGTATTGGGCATGGTGATGTTTGGCGCCGTTGCCAAGATTGATTTGGTATGGAATCTGGCCGACGTATCTATGGGGCTTATGGCAACAGTGAATATTATTGCCTTAGTGCTGTTGTCCGGTTTAGCGATTCGGGTTATCAATGATTACCGGGATCAAATTAAAGCCGGTAAGGTACCTGAGTTTGATCGCAGTAAGTTTCCTGAATTGCAGGAGCAGGTTAGTGAAGATATCTGGCCGGATTTAAGCCCTAATGAGGCTGAGCAGATTAAATCTTAATATTGGTGCATAGCCAATAACGGTTGAGACAATCTTAAAAACTACGCTATTTGGCGTGGTTTTTTTTATATCGATCAGTATGATATTTGTTATTAACACCGCGTTTATCTGCAAATGAAAAATGCTGATATAGCGTTATATCCCCAGAGATGAGTAGCTAGTGGTATAGGGATATTGACGCCGATTCATTGTATTAATATCAAGGAGATTGGAGCATGTTGATCGTGATTTCACCGGCTAAAACGTTGGATTATGAGCATCCTGCTGGAACTGAGCAGTTTTCGCTACCGACATTATTGGAACAAAGTCAGGTATTGATAGATGTTTGTCGAACTATGACTCCTGCTCAGATCGCTTCGTTGATGAAAGTTAGCGATAAAATTGCTGGATTAAATGCGGCTCGTTTTGCCCAGTGGCAAGCAGAGTTTACCCCAGAGAATGCTAAACAGGCGATATACGCTTTTCGTGGTGATGTGTACACAGGGTTAGATGCTGACTCGATGGAGGCTGTACAGTTGTCCTATGCACAGCAACATCTACGCATCCTATCCGGGCTATATGGTTTATTAAAGCCGTTGGATCTAATGCAGCCATATCGCTTGGAGATGGGGACAAGCTTGGCAAATCCAAGGGGGAAAAACTTATATATGTTCTGGGGCGATATCATTACTGATGCGATTAATGATGCCTTAGCGCAGCAGGGAGATGATATTTTAGTTAACTTGGCATCTAATGAATATTTTAAAGCAGTGAAGCCGAGCAAGATCCAGGGCCAAATTATTTCCCCTATTTTTAAAGATTATAAAAATGGGCAATATAAAGTCATCAGTTTCTATGCTAAAAAAGCGCGTGGTTTGATGAGTCGATACATCATTGATAATCATATCAAAACAGTGGATGAATTAACTCAGTTTGATGTTGATGGTTATTATTACAGCCCCGAGTTATCTACATCTGCAGCGCCATTGTTTTTGCGTGATGGGCAATAACAAGGCTTCATTGTTATGACTATGACTCACGGATGAGCAATATTGCTGAGGCGATTCTTCAATGTATGACTTGCATTTAATAGTTACAGCATGTGTGTTATGAGCTGAGTGTATTGTACATAAATTGAGATGTTTGTTGTCTTTATGCTTCATCTCAGAGCTTCTATGCCCATGCTCAAGGGGGAGGATAACCGAAATGGGACGATATAAGAACCAATCTTCTTTATAGGTTTCGTTATCTTAGCGGTTAATTTTGTTAGCAATGATCAAGCATCATCTAGATGTTTTTGACTTAACTCATAGTGAATTTGCTCAATTTTAGCCACGAGAGAGTGATTGCAACACTGACAGCATATCAATGATTTCTCTGTTTTCTTCCGTCAAGTCCTTAGGGGCTGTTGACGTTTCGTGATTAAATTTTGTTCGAGATAAAGCGTTTTAATCGCGGCGAGTGGTTTGCCGCCTAGTTATTCTAAGCAAGAACCGCTCAACAAAGCGTAAAACGCTTTTGGCCGAACCCTGCGGGCAGCGTTTGAGGCTCCTTTCTACTGCGTTATCGGCTTATCAGGTGGCGCAACTACCTATCAAAGCCTCTGCCTGGTATAAAGCATCCTCAAATCGCTGCAAAAACAAACTTGAAAGGTCAACAGACCCTAGACATTATCAAGTGAACATGTGACTTAGGTAAATACTTCTGAGCTGGCTCAGCCCCAGAGTTGGAGCAAATGTTGTTTCATTACCCTGTGCATGTCATTGAGCACAATTACGCACCTAATACTGGTGATTCTCTTTATATCAGGGTTCTAGAGCCTTTAAATGCTCAAATGCTGGTCGTAAGTCGGTATTAAGCTGTGCAAAAGCATAACAGACGCGCTGATAACGTAAGGGTTCTCTTGCTTGCCGACGGCATGCTTTAGTTTGTCGGTGATCTAGGTTGCTCAATCCTATTGCATTGAGGTTTTATGTTGGTGATGCGGCTTTTTATTTGACTGCGGTTAGAAACCATTACCATGAGCGAGTAGTAATCGCTTTGCTACATTTTGATTTTTAAAAGAGGCATTTTCTTATTAGGCAAAGGAGAGCAGGTAGGATAGCAGTCAAATTAAGCGGCTGAATATGTTAGTTTTCATCAGAATTAATGAATAGTTTTACATACATCCCATTTTTAAAAACAATCTAGTAAAAAGTGTGGTTTATGTCCCGACTCAATCTGTAAGGCGGGGCTATATTAGGTTCGGGGTTTGTATTAGGAGAAATAGCTCGTCATGAATATCGAATTAATGCAACAACGAGCAGATCACGCTGTCGTACTTTTAAAAGCGCTAGCCAATGAGCGCCGTTTATTTATTTTGTGTTACCTGCTAAATGAAGGTGAGATGTGCGTTGGAGAGATGAATAAAAAACTGGGTTTAAGCCAGTCCGCGTTATCTCAGCACTTAGCTTGGTTACGTAAAGATAATTTAGTTACGACTCGCAAGGAAGCTCAAACTGTTTACTATTCACTGAAAAGTGAAGAGGTAAAAGCTGTCATTCAATTACTGCATGATATGTACAGTCGTTAACTTTGTATATATTTGCAACTCAGAAACTTGGTCGTCATTACTGGTTTGTTTTATTGAATGGTGGGTACTGTAGCGGCAATGATTGGGCTTAAACTGTGTGGGCGAGTCTGATAAATTATCTTTTTGGTATTTGTTTAGTTTGCAGTAAGTACTGTTTGAAGCATTTATCGGTTGATATCATTTGTCGCCGGTAAATGCTTTTGTATTTAAAATAAATAGAATAGTTAAAAGACAATAATGTTACATGCCTATGCACTTTGCTCAGCATGAGTTCATAGGTGAATGAAAAATAGCTATATTTAACAGCCGCATAGGAATTTGTTTTTCTATTCTTCTGCGATTAAAACGATAAATGAACTCATTGAGGTATTCCTGTACATATTTTTTGGATATTCCGTGGAATGTGCCCTGAATAAATGTTTTCAGGTTGCTAATGGCGATATGTACCCACGGGAGCCACTCATCAACCAATTCTTTCGGCGTCACTCTGGCTTCGTGATGCTGGGTTTTATCAATGATAGTCAATGCACGTAGCCCATCTGAGCGAACATATTGATTGGGGAGAATATGCGCTTGCACAAATTGCTCGACACTTTGGTGGCTGATACGGTTAACAGCCTGCATGGCAATATAGCCGGCTCGTTCACCTTGGGTTTCAACGGCCACAATTATCGGTGTTTTCCCTGCCGCGCCTCGACCACGTTTACCTTTTTGTTTGCCGCCAACCAAGCAATCATCCAATTCTATGTTGCCAGATAACCAATACAGTCTGTCTCTGTGCCCCATTGCGATACGCAATTTTTTCAGTATCAACCTTGCCGTTCGCCAGTTAACTTCAATGAGCTTTTTGAGCCGTAATGCTGATATTCCGCCTTTGTCTGACCCTATAAAATAAATGGCCGTAAACCATTTAGACAGCGGGATATGCGTGCCGTGAAACAGCGTGTCAGATGTCACGGATGTTTGCTTATGGCACTGACAGCATTCATAAAGCTCACGGGTATGGATTTGATAGGCTTGACGATGACCACATTTAGGGCAGATAAATCCATCCGGCCATCGCTGCATTTTCAGGTAATCAAGACAGGCATTTTCTGAATGAAATTGACGTTGCCAATCTATAAAGCTCATTTCTGACATGTTCATCATAAAACCCTCCACAAGAAGCGATTTATGGTTCTATATTACGCCCAAACTGACCGAGGTGCATAGGCATGTAATGTTATTGATAACTAAGCTAATTATCCCGGTAGTTTTGTTGTTTTGACAACTATTAATATTGAACTGACTAAGTTGAAGATATAAAAAAACCGGCGAATGCCGGTTTTTTTTATCTGTCGATAAGAATTAAGCAACCAGTGCTTTGATCTTAGCGTTCAGACGAGCCTTATGACGGGCAGCCTTGTTCTTGTGGATCAGGCCTTTAGTTGCCATACGGTCAACGATTGGTTGTGCAGCAGCGAAAGCTTCAACAGCAGCAGCGTGATCGCCAGCTTTGATAGCAGCGATAACTTTTTTAACGTAGGTACGCAGCATAGAACGACGGCTTGCGTTGTGCTGACGACGCTTTTCAGATTGAAGCGCGCGCTTCTTTGCAGTCTTGCTATTAGCCAAGGTGCAACTCCTAAAAATGGGTTTAATACTTTCAAAGGCCGAGGAATATGCCTGTACTTTGCCATTTTGTCAATGGCAATGATTGAATATCCATCATAAAGACAAATTAATTCAACCTGACTTGGCTATCCCCAACCCAACTCATGTAAAATGTGGCGTAATTCTATCAGTAAAAATAGCGGTATGACAGGACTGGATTGAATTTTTGCAGCCCTGCACAAATTCTTTTCGGCCTATTTGGGGGTCTTTTGAGTAAAAAACTACTGAGGTCTGGCTTGATTGTTAGTGCCATGACCTTGATTTCACGTGTCCTCGGTTTGGTGCGGGATGTGGTGATAGCCAATTTGATGGGGGCCGGCAGCAGTGCCGATGTATTCTTTTTTGCCAATAAAATCCCCAATTTTCTTCGTCGCCTATTTGCCGAAGGTGCGTTTGCTCAAGCATTTGTACCGGTACTCACAGAATACCAAGAAAAAGAATCTCCGGATGCGACACGTGAGCTGCTATCGAAAGTGTGCGGTACGCTTGGGGTGTTGGTGACAGTCGTCACCTTAGTCGGTGTTATTGCTTCCCCTGTGCTGGCTGCGTTGTTTGGTACTGGGTGGTTTGTCGCTTGGTTACATGGTGAGCCTGCCGGCGCTAAATTTGAATTGGCGGCCATGGTATTGAAAATTACTTTTCCTTACCTGTGGTTTATTACTTTTACGGCATTGGCGGGCTCGGTACTCAATACTCGGGGACGTTTTGCGGTATCAGCCTTTACGCCAGTTTTTCTTAATGTCGCGATTATTGCTGCTGCAATTTACCTTGCGCCGGGGATGACTCAGCCTGAAATTGGCTTAGGGATTGGTGTCTTTGTTGGTGGATTGGTGCAGTTTCTGTTCCAAATCCCATTTTTACTGCGGGAGAATGCACTCGTTAAGCCCAGTTGGGGCTGGCATCATCCCGGAGTCGTTAAAATCCGAACCCTGATGTTGCCGGCTCTATTTGGGGTATCTGTTTCACAGATAAATCTTTTGCTTGATACTTTTATTGCCAGTTTTCTGATGACGGGGTCAATTAGCTGGCTGTATTATTCTGATCGTTTGCTGGAATTTCCCTTGGGATTGTTTGGTATTGCCATTGCTACGGTGATCTTACCTGCACTGTCGAAAAAGCATGTGAATGCGCACAGTGAGGGCTTTTCCCAAACGATGGACTGGGGGGTTCGGGCTATTTTGCTACTGGGACTGCCAGCGATGTTGGGCTTAATTGTATTGGCTCAACCCATGTTGATGGTGCTGTTTATGCGCGGTGCTTTCAGCCTCAATGATGTGCAAATGGCATCTTACTCTTTGATGGCTTATGGCAGCGGCCTGCTGAGTTTTATGATGGTAAAAGTCTTGGCGCCGGGCTATTACTCCAGGCAAGACACCAAAACGCCGGTAAGGTATGGCATTGTCGCGATGTTGAGCAATATGGTCTTCAACCTGATTTTTGCGATTCCGTTCGGTTATGTTGGCTTAGCGATTGCGACTTCGCTGTCTGCGTTGTTAAACGGCACTATGTTATATCGAGGTTTGAAAGCCAAAGGGGTCTATCAATTCAGCCGTTATACTTGGGTCTTTTTTGCTAAAGTCCTCGTGTCAGCCTTGGTGATGGTTGGTGTGTTGGTTTGGTTACTGCCTTCGCAACAGAGTTGGATGGCTTGGCATATTGGTGAACGGGGTTGGCATTTGGTGCGGTTGATTTGCGCCGGAACGATTAGCTATCTGTTGATGCTGTTATTGTTGGGTATCCGGCCATGGAAAATGAAAGCCAAATCTAGCGCAGTGTGACAGTGGTTTCACTCTGGGGTTGAGTTAGCCGCCAAACTCGCATCTTGGGCGGGCTTGGGTATATAATCCCACGATTTCCGTCTGGCAGTCGTTGAAAGTAAAATGGAACTCATTCGCGGTATTTATAATATTCTGCCAGCACACCATGGTTGTGTGCTGACAATCGGCAATTTTGATGGGGTTCACCGAGGTCATGCTGAGGTTATCACCAGATTGCTGGCGAAGGCCAAGCAATATAAATTGCCTGCGACTGTCATGCTGTTTGAACCCCAACCACAGGAATTGTTTCGGGGCTGTGATGCCCCGGCTAGGCTCAGCTTGCTGCGGGATAAATTGATGCTGCTTGAAGAGCTTGGCGTTGATCGCGTGGTATGTGTTAACTTTAACCACAAATTTGCTGATATTCCTGCAGATGATTTTATCAATGAGTTGCTGGTAAAGCGCTTGGGCGTCAAATATCTAGTGGTTGGGGATGATTTCTGTTTTGGCCGCGGCCGCAAAGGCAATTTTGCTATGTTGCAGCAGGCTGGTGAACGGCAGGGATTTGCGGTGGAAAATACCCGTAGTTTTCTGCTCGGCGATCACCGGGTCAGTTCCACGGCAGTACGTCAGCAGTTGGCATTGGGACATTTAGAACAGGCTCGGCGGCTCTTGGGGCATCCATACACGATTAGTGGCCGAGTAGCCCATGGACAGAAAATCGGGCGGACGATAGGATTTCCCACGGCAAATGTGGCGCTCAAGCGTAATGTTGTGCCGGTTCGGGGGGTTTTTGCTGTTCGGGTATATTGGTCGGACAGTGACATATATGAAGGGGTTGCCAATATTGGCTTTCGCCCCACAGTGCAGGGACAAATCTGCCAATTAGAGGTTCATCTGTTTGATTTTGATGGTGACCTTTATGGCAAACATGTTGAAGTGGAACTGGTGGCAAAAATCCGTGATGAGCAGCCATTCCAATCTCTGGATGCACTGAAACAACAAATCTTGAAAGATGTGAATGAAGCGAAAGCTTTGTTCAGCAACGATGCAAGCTGATCAGCAGGCTATTCCTGTTGAATTAATGGTATAGGATCAATGAGCGACTATAAATCTACTCTGAATTTGCCGGAAACTGAGTTTCCGATGCGAGGCAATCTGGCCAACCGTGAGCCGGAAATGTTGAAACGCTGGACACAGGATGGCCTGTATCAACAAATCCGTGAAAGCCGTACCGGTGCCAAGCCTTTTATCCTGCATGATGGCCCACCATACGCCAACGGCAGTATTCACATTGGTCACTCTGTAAACAAGATCCTGAAAGATATTATTATCAAGTCTAAAACCCTGTCTGGCTTTGATGCGCCATATGTACCAGGGTGGGACTGTCATGGTTTGCCAATTGAACTGAAAGTGGAACAGAAAGTTGGCAAACCGGGCCAGAAGATTTCTGCGGCGGAATTCCGTGAAGAATGCCGCAAATATGCCCGTACCCAAGTTGAAGGTCAGCGTGATGACTTTATTCGTTTAGGGGTATTGGGTGATTGGAATAAGCCTTATCTGACCATGGATTTTGGCACTGAAGCCAATATCATTCGTTCACTGTCTAAAGTGATCGAAAATGGTCACCTGCATAAAGGTGTGAAGCCAGTACATTGGTGTACTGACTGTGGCTCTGCATTGGCTGAGGCCGAAGTAGAATATGAAGATAAAACCTCTCCAGCCATTGATGTTGCATTCACTGCCGTTGATAGTGCTGCCATTGCAGCAAAATTTG
This region of Shewanella sp. NFH-SH190041 genomic DNA includes:
- a CDS encoding alanine/glycine:cation symporter family protein, which produces MLETTVNFLNALLWGKLLVYGLVGAGLYFTIRLAFIQLTYFKHSIKVMTMSRQGCESGLSSFQVFCTSMAARVGAGNMAGVAVAIGAGGPGAVFWMWLIAMLGMATAMVESTLAQVYKTRDHDNQFRGGPAYYMEKGLGQRWMGMLFSVFLIIAFGLVFNAVQANTITGAMDVVFSVSPLYMGIFLVITSAFVIVGGLRKVAKVSEIVVPIMAVAYILIAFVIVASNIEQLPGILMLIIKSAFGWQEVAAGGVAYTVAQAMQSGIARGLFSNEAGMGSAANVAASASPNPNHPASQGFVQMIGVFSDTIVICTATAAIILLSGDVTSGSDGIKMTISAMTGHVGTWGGAFVAIAILLFCFTSIIANYSYAETNVLFLSGNSRKVLPLFRVCVLGMVMFGAVAKIDLVWNLADVSMGLMATVNIIALVLLSGLAIRVINDYRDQIKAGKVPEFDRSKFPELQEQVSEDIWPDLSPNEAEQIKS
- the pgi gene encoding glucose-6-phosphate isomerase, with product MPLLTQTKAWQALAEHSQQVAHMRELFAQHPGRFDDMSLQAAGLFLDYSKNRVDDKTWSLLLQLAEETGLSNKVKAMFQGEIINTTEHRAVLHTALRAEASADIRVDGVNVVPEVQQTLAKMAEFVGALREGRWQGYTGKTITDVVSIGIGGSFLGPKIVSEALKPYWTEHLRCHYVANVDGTAISEKLAKLDHETTLFIMSSKSFGTQETLTNTLSAKDWFIRAGGSQQDIAKHFVAVTSNVVKATEFGIDAANIFPMWDWVGGRYSLWSAIGLPIAVMIGMDNFRALLQGARNMDNHFASAPLNANMPVIMGLLSVLYSNFHQAQSHVVLTYDHYLRGLPAYFQQLDMESNGKHVTLAGEDVDYATGPVIWGGEGTNGQHAYHQLIHQGTALIPADFILPLQSHNPLGEHHAQLASNCFGQTQALMQGRTLSEALAELSSSTLDAKDKELIAKHKVMTGNKPSNTILMDKLTPATLGALIALYEHRTFVQGAIWDINSFDQWGVELGKTLGNDVLARLAAPQDATELDASSNGLINLFRKGNI
- the yaaA gene encoding peroxide stress protein YaaA, translating into MLIVISPAKTLDYEHPAGTEQFSLPTLLEQSQVLIDVCRTMTPAQIASLMKVSDKIAGLNAARFAQWQAEFTPENAKQAIYAFRGDVYTGLDADSMEAVQLSYAQQHLRILSGLYGLLKPLDLMQPYRLEMGTSLANPRGKNLYMFWGDIITDAINDALAQQGDDILVNLASNEYFKAVKPSKIQGQIISPIFKDYKNGQYKVISFYAKKARGLMSRYIIDNHIKTVDELTQFDVDGYYYSPELSTSAAPLFLRDGQ
- a CDS encoding DUF3545 family protein produces the protein MDRLDYGSALDSVVEKPSRSRSSGKKRKWREIEALNDKKRLLKELQDIDGSLDYDIDSIL
- a CDS encoding IS1595 family transposase yields the protein MNMSEMSFIDWQRQFHSENACLDYLKMQRWPDGFICPKCGHRQAYQIHTRELYECCQCHKQTSVTSDTLFHGTHIPLSKWFTAIYFIGSDKGGISALRLKKLIEVNWRTARLILKKLRIAMGHRDRLYWLSGNIELDDCLVGGKQKGKRGRGAAGKTPIIVAVETQGERAGYIAMQAVNRISHQSVEQFVQAHILPNQYVRSDGLRALTIIDKTQHHEARVTPKELVDEWLPWVHIAISNLKTFIQGTFHGISKKYVQEYLNEFIYRFNRRRIEKQIPMRLLNIAIFHSPMNSC
- the tal gene encoding transaldolase, translating into MANTLEQLKSLTTIVADTGDIEAIKRYAPEDATTNPSLVLKAAQIPEYTGLIDDAINWAKSQSQDLAQQIEDAGDKLAVNIGVEILKTIPGRISTEVDARLSFDQQGSIAKAHKLVRLYQEAGIDKSRILIKLASTWEGICAARELELEGINCNLTLLFSFAQARACAEAGVYLISPFVGRILDWYKKDTGTDYTAEQDPGVISVTEIYNYYKQHGYKTVVMGASFRNTGEILELAGCDRLTIGPSLLEELANSTTAVTAKLVNNHTVTAPGAMMSEAEFRWELNQDAMAVEKLAEGIRNFAIDQGKLEAMLQTRLQK
- a CDS encoding ArsR/SmtB family transcription factor; the encoded protein is MNIELMQQRADHAVVLLKALANERRLFILCYLLNEGEMCVGEMNKKLGLSQSALSQHLAWLRKDNLVTTRKEAQTVYYSLKSEEVKAVIQLLHDMYSR